A window of the Cannabis sativa cultivar Pink pepper isolate KNU-18-1 chromosome X, ASM2916894v1, whole genome shotgun sequence genome harbors these coding sequences:
- the LOC115702338 gene encoding transcription factor bHLH80, with translation MQPPSGHSSGGGGGVSRGGLTRFRSTPANWLEALLEDEEEDQLLKPTQCLTQLLTEHSSPATATGSVPFGHSEHPCSFADEASGFLRQNSSPADFLGTSGHASDGFFSNFEIPASFDLSSSANLNVASPTGSGKKAREVETVRTFSGNTLSSPIKMEQGGRVSGLLDTEMEKLLEDSVPLRVRAKRGCATHPRSIAERVRRTRISDRIRKLQELVPNMDKQTNTADMLEEAVEYVKCLQKKIQELSEHQLRCKCKNKE, from the exons ATGCAACCGCCATCGGGCCATAGCAGCGGCGGCGGTGGAGGAGTAAGTCGAGGTGGACTCACTCGGTTTCGCTCTACTCCGGCGAACTGGTTGGAGGCGCTGCTGGAGGACGAAGAAGAGGACCAATTATTAAAGCCTACTCAATGTTTGACACAACTCCTCACTGAACACTCTTCTCCAGCCACCGCAACAGGCTCTGTTCCCTTTGGTCATTCTGAACATCCGTGCTCCTTTGCCGATGAAGCTTCCGGGTTTCTAAGGCAGAACAGTTCACCCGCGGATTTTCTCGGGACTTCTGGTCATGCTTCCGATGGATTCTTCTCGAATTTCGAGATTCCGGCGAGTTTCGACCTGTCGTCGTCGGCGAACTTGAATGTCGCCTCTCCAACTGGCAGTGGAAAGAAGGCTAGGGAggtcgaaactgtacggacctTCTCCGGGAACACGTTGTCGTCTCCTATT AAAATGGAGCAAGGTGGCCGTGTTTCTGGTTTGCTTGATACGGAGATGGAAAAGCTCTTGGAGGATTCAGTTCCTTTACGGGTTAGGGCTAAGCGTGGTTGCGCCACTCATCCTCGGAGCATTGCTGAAAGG GTTCGGAGGACTCGCATCAGTGACCGTATCCGAAAACTTCAGGAGCTTGTGCCGAATATGGATAAG CAAACAAATACTGCTGACATGTTAGAAGAAGCAGTGGAGTATGTGAAATGCCTCCAAAAGAAAATTCAG GAACTCTCTGAACATCAACTGAGATGCAAATGCAAAAACAAAGAATAA
- the LOC115702339 gene encoding uncharacterized protein LOC115702339, with product MLASVSAAATSISSWLHSRRIRYLFLLLCSPILLPFLCASFPFLCAAELCLRICSRRRNRRKIADELEEDDRLRRCEEGCCGGYGPGEGEGVGLLQRYLEDQLVLVGSMYDCGDDGEIEDGLDSDFYAHPGVGEGCTVPLLN from the coding sequence ATGCTAGCTTCCGTCTCTGCCGCCGCCACTTCTATCTCTTCCTGGCTCCACAGTCGTAGGATCCGCTACCTATTTCTATTACTCTGCTCACCGATCCTTCTTCCTTTCCTTTGCGCCAGTTTCCCCTTCCTCTGTGCCGCCGAACTCTGCCTCCGCATCTGCAGCCGCCGCCGGAATCGGAGGAAGATTGCCGACGAGTTGGAGGAGGATGATCGGCTCCGGCGATGCGAGGAGGGATGCTGCGGCGGGTATGGGCCGGGCGAGGGAGAAGGAGTAGGGCTTCTGCAGAGGTATTTGGAAGATCAGCTTGTTCTGGTTGGATCTATGTACGATTGTGGTGACGATGGTGAGATCGAAGATGGTTTGGACTCTGATTTTTACGCACATCCTGGAGTAGGGGAAGGTTGTACGGTTCCTCTcttgaactga
- the LOC115703245 gene encoding uncharacterized protein LOC115703245 has protein sequence MINWVALSLVLTSLATAALWSPAPPKNNHKSNDHDQVIVKEGHRVVVVEYDEEMKPKTRVSISPEDDATRYDFPEQTVTTSFLGNAKDKLKEVSSSFIPNLGQQGGEHHPRTSRELFCDAYGKCKHKIAVAIDKTMGLAHDDIDMKIRAAHTVEKAAVKGKEAVVNKARKVEEAAEEAYDKTKESVRHVAHEVEEHAKESAQVTKAAIKGTKNLAKTIGIDVAKNVTGFLGYAGKHVAKKAAFFSGLASTKALSPVPGMMYLIGYGIAYGTSVWVTFVSSHVLAGSLPMQQFGLVQSKLYPVYFRTMASSIGTALVGFVVSHRGRALTRDFHKIQFYNLLASLSLVLINMLYFEPKATKVMFERMKLEKDEGRGSREEELITTTDHSPMSSTISPTLRKKTAATTASVAIETPEQEADIRNRLKALNTTLKNLNMASSSVNILCLMSLSWHVYYLAQRLDLT, from the exons ATGATAAACTGGGTTGCCCTTTCCCTTGTTCTAACTTCACTTGCCACGGCCGCTCTTTGGTCTCCGGCCCCACCAAAAAATAACCACAAAAGCAATGATCACGACCAAGTAATTGTCAAAGAAGGCCACCGTGTTGTGGTCGTAGAGTACGACGAAGAAATGAAACCAAAAACAAGGGTTTCAATCTCACCTGAAGACGACGCCACTCGCTACGACTTCCCCGAGCAAACCGTAACGACGTCGTTTCTCGGAAACGCAAAGGATAAGCTTAAAGAAGTTTCTTCAAGCTTTATCCCAAACCTAGGCCAACAAGGAGGTGAACATCATCCTCGAACTTCAAGAGAACTCTTTTGCGACGCTTACGGGAAATGCAAGCACAAAATCGCAGTGGCTATTGACAAGACCATGGGGTTAGCCCACGATGACATCGATATGAAGATTCGAGCGGCCCATACAGTTGAAAAGGCTGCTGTGAAAGGCAAAGAGGCCGTAGTAAATAAGGCCCGTAAAGTCGAAGAGGCTGCCGAAGAAGCATACGATAAGACTAAAGAGAGCGTACGACATGTGGCCCATGAAGTGGAAGAACATGCAAAAGAATCGGCCCAAGTGACGAAGGCAGCTATAAAGGGCACAAAGAATTTGGCAAAAACGATCGGCATCGACGTGGCGAAGAACGTTACTGGGTTTTTGGGGTATGCGGGGAAACACGTGGCCAAAAAAGCTGCTTTCTTTAGTGGCCTTGCGTCTACCAAGGCTTTGAGTCCTGTTCCAGGAATGATGTATTTAATTGGATACGGTATCGCGTACGGGACTAGCGTGTGGGTGACGTTCGTATCTAGCCACGTGTTGGCTGGAAGCTTGCCTATGCAACAGTTCGGCTTGGTTCAGAGTAAGCTTTACCCAGTTTATTTTAGGACTATGGCGTCGAGTATTGGGACAGCGTTGGTTGGTTTCGTGGTTAGCCATAGAGGGCGGGCCTTAACCCGCGACTTCCACAAAATTCAATTTTATAACCTTTTGGCTTCCTTATCTCTCGTTTTGATTAATATGCTCTACTTCGAACCCAAAGCTACTAAG GTAATGTTTGAGAGGATGAAGTTGGAGAAAGATGAAGGAAGAGGAAGCAGGGAAGAAGAGCTAATAACCACCACTGACCATTCGCCAATGTCATCAACTATTAGCCCTACACTGAGGAAGAAAACCGCTGCCACCACGGCTTCGGTGGCAATCGAAACTCCAGAGCAGGAGGCCGATATTCGGAATCGACTTAAGGCATTGAATACGACGTTAAAGAACCTAAACATGGCTTCATCATCGGTTAACATCCTATGCCTAATGTCGCTCTCTTGGCATGTCTATTACCTTGCTCAACGACTTGACCTGACCTGA
- the LOC115702340 gene encoding protein NRT1/ PTR FAMILY 5.10 yields MAEEAETLTLVNAVDGTVDYKAHKVSRSTSGGWTSAAFIIGVEVAERFAYYGISSNLVMYLTGPLGQSTAAAAANVNAWGGTAALMPLLGAFMADSFIGRYRTIVLASLLYILALGLLTLSATLPSQSCFDSENNNISACSPPQLQVILFFFALYLVAVAVGGHKPCTQAFGADQFDGEDPEECKAKSSFFNWWYFGASAGVTVAVILVSYIQDNLSWALGFGIPCIAMVIALGVFMLGSTTYRHSIVDKDEKGPFQRIGSVFVAAFRNWRRSPSSVVIDVEARGFLPHPSSEQFRFLNKALITPTNWKEGDADDCACSIADVEEAKAVLRLVPIWVTCCIYGMVFAQSSTFFTKQGATMDRAIVSGSKIPAASLQCFIYLTLIILLPIYDCIFIPTTRAFTRTVPSGITMLQRIGVGFFFHVLSMVVAALVEIKRLKTAEEYGLVDRPDVMIPMGVWWLLPQYFLFGLADVFTLVGMQEFFYDQVPTELRSIGLALYFSVFGIGNFLSSFFISVIEKTTGGEGRDSWFPNNLNKAHLDWFYWLLFGLSTIGFAFYLHFANSYVYNRRGKT; encoded by the exons ATGGCCGAAGAAGCCGAAACTTTGACTCTAGTCAACGCTGTCGACGGCACCGTTGACTATAAAGCCCATAAGGTTTCGAGGTCAACCTCCGGTGGTTGGACATCGGCGGCTTTTATTATTG GTGTGGAGGTGGCGGAGAGATTCGCCTATTATGGGATCAGTTCAAATCTGGTCATGTATCTGACTGGGCCACTCGGGCAGTCGACGGCGGCGGCGGCGGCAAACGTCAATGCTTGGGGAGGAACCGCTGCCTTGATGCCTCTGTTAGGAGCATTCATGGCCGATTCTTTTATAGGGCGTTACCGCACCATCGTCCTCGCTTCCCTGCTCTATATTTTG GCACTTGGTCTGTTGACTCTATCGGCTACTCTGCCTTCTCAGAGTTGTTTTGACTCCgaaaacaacaacatttctGCTTGTTCTCCTCCACAGCTACAAGTAATATTGTTCTTCTTTGCCTTATATCTAGTGGCAGTGGCCGTAGGTGGCCACAAGCCATGCACTCAAGCTTTTGGAGCTGATCAGTTCGATGGTGAAGATCCGGAGGAGTGCAAGGCCAAGAGCTCATTCTTCAACTGGTGGTATTTTGGTGCCTCTGCAGGTGTTACAGTGGCAGTTATACTCGTAAGCTATATACAAGACAATCTGAGCTGGGCACTTGGGTTTGGTATTCCTTGCATTGCAATGGTTATTGCATTGGGTGTTTTCATGCTTGGAAGTACAACTTATAGGCATAGCATTGTAGACAAGGATGAGAAAGGTCCCTTTCAGAGGATCGGTAGCGTTTTTGTTGCAGCATTCAGAAACTGGCGGAGAAGCCCCTCAAGTGTAGTCATTGACGTTGAAGCTAGAGGATTCTTGCCTCACCCAAGTTCTGAACAATTCAG ATTTCTCAACAAAGCCTTGATTACACCAACTAACTGGAAGGAAGGTGATGCTGATGATTGTGCTTGCTCCATTGCTGATGTTGAAGAAGCAAAGGCTGTACTTAGACTTGTTCCAATATGGGTGACATGCTGCATATATGGTATGGTGTTTGCACAATCATCAACTTTCTTTACAAAGCAAGGTGCCACCATGGACAGAGCAATTGTATCAGGCTCCAAAATACCAGCTGCCTCACTTCAATGCTTCATCTATCTTACCCTTATTATCCTCTTACCAATCTATGATTGCATTTTCATTCCGACGACTAGAGCTTTCACTAGAACAGTACCATCTGGAATCACAATGCTGCAGAGAATAGGAGTTGGATTTTTCTTCCATGTTTTGTCTATGGTAGTTGCAGCCCTCGTTGAGATCAAAAGGCTCAAAACTGCTGAAGAATATGGGCTAGTTGATAGGCCGGACGTGATGATTCCTATGGGTGTGTGGTGGCTGTTACCTCAGTACTTTCTCTTTGGATTAGCTGATGTTTTCACTCTGGTTGGTATGCAAGAGTTCTTCTATGATCAAGTCCCAACAGAGTTGAGGAGCATAGGCCTTGCACTTTACTTTAGTGTATTTGGTATTGGAAACTTCTTAAGCAgcttttttatttctgttattgAGAAAACAACAGGTGGAGAAGGCAGAGATAGCTGGTTTCCTAATAACTTGAACAAGGCTCATCTAGATTGGTTTTATTGGTTACTTTTTGGACTTAGTACAATTGGGTTTGCTTTCTACTTGCATTTTGCTAAC